The window CTTGAGATgcagagtctgtgtgtgtgtgtgtgtgtgtgtgtgtgtgcgtgtgcgcgcGCGCGGTGCGTGACAGCTCTCTGACAgaagaccgacgattcaagttctttatgctttaaaacgGCTTGTCTTTTTGAAATGGCGTTACTTAAAATGACATGCAAAAtgccagctcgatcaattacaagaaacgcgtgtgcagtgtgctgctcgcttgcagagcaaaatcattgttatactatggatgacaattatatctacatgataataatgcgtaaatccTGCAGAACCTAATTTGGCAGAGCCAaaatagcgcatttcaaaattaaatgactttatcgcaaatcggctttgaaaatgaccgatatcgattatcggctaaatccttaatatcgacgCCGGCAATCGGCcagttcgataatcggtcgaccactagtGTTACTGTTACTTAGCAGATATTCGCCAAAAACATTAGAGCTACAATCCCTGTTGTATCAGATTGCAGCCTATTCTGTCTAATGTGCTAATGAAAAACTgtactttgttttctttttcagttttgttatttatgtcGCTCAACATAGGATTGCAGGATGAACAGGGGCCGGGGAGTGAGAAAAAGAACTGCACCAGAAAATGCCCCTGAAACCTTTGATGAGGGGATACTTGCAGAGGTGCAGGAGCTCTTCAGCAAGGTCAAAGCATATGTTCCTCCTGCTGGAGGAGAATGGACCTTGCCTGACCCGAGTGTGGTGCTCTGTGAGTCTAATGTGAGTCACCCACGTTTGCAGGTCCTAAAACAATCACTCAATGAAGTGAAGAATCTACTCAGCGATAAGGACCTCTCGATATGGCACCAGCACACTTGTTCCACCAACCGAGCAGGCACCGTTACAGCCCATCTTCGATCCACTGCCAATGCAGAGCTATGCACCCAGGCTTGGGCCAAGTTCTATGAGATCCTGGGCTCCTTTCAGCTTTTACatgaaaatgcattaaaaagttGTGAGTTGAACTCCATACATCTATGTGAAGCCCCTGGTGCCTTCATATCTGCTCTAAATCACTTCCTGAAGGCGAATCGCCTGCACTGTGATTGGAACTGGATTGCCAATACACTAAATCCATACTACGAAGCAAATGGCCGTGGTTGCACCATTACTGATGACAGACTTATCACGCACACCCTCCCTTGGTGGTTCTTTGGTTCTGACAACACCGGGGACATTTTGCTCCAGAAGCATCTGCTGGAACTGAAGAGTTTTGTTAGTAACATGTCTACTGTACATTTGGTTACGGCAGATGGAAGCTTTGACTGTCAGGGGGACCCTGGGGAGCAGGAGAGCTTAGTTGCCCCGCTACAGTATTGCGAAGCTGTGTGTGCTCTGCTGCTGTTAGGGATTGGAGGCTCGTTTGTTCTAAAGATGTTCACGTTGTTCGAACACTCATCCATCTGTCTGCTTTATCTGCTGGCTTGCTGCTTCCGTTCAGTCAACGTCTTCAAGCCGGGGACCAGCAAATCTGGAAATTCAGAACTTTATATAGTGTGTTTGGACTATCAGCCCAAAGAGTCAGTACGACCGTTGCTCTCAAAGTTAATCCGTAATTACGGGCCAAATTTGGCATCCACAACAGCCCTCTTTCCCCACCACTGCATTCCAAAATCATTTCTTAGTCAACATGAAGAGATATGCAATTATTTCCACGCATTGCAGGTTGGTACAATTCAGGAGAACCTCTGGCTTTTTTCACACATGAGTGTAGAACAGCGCAGGCATTTGGACCAGCTCAGGGAATGTACTGCAGATTTTTATTCAAAACGTTTTAACATTCAGTACCTCCCACGGAAAAGCTGGGTTTGCCGTGGCGGTGTGGCCAGATGGGTAAAGCCCAGCGAGAGGAAGCAAATGGGCTCTTTCAATCAGCGCAAAGAGATGCAGCTTCAGGGATGGAAGCAGCGTCTTGCTCAAGGAAATCATGGGGGATTCATTGAAGGGCACCACGTGGGGATGGAAGGTTGTGAGATGGTATTAAGCGGCCCAATGGATGAGTGTGATTTGGGAATCTGGTTTGTCCTTGAGGGAGCTGCCTTACCAAAAGTGTGCAGTTCCACCTTCTGTGATCAAGAATTGCTCGACTTTTTGAACGAAGCTCTTGAAGAGAACCTAAAGCTAAACAAACCGAATATTATGCCAACATGTGGCTCCTGCAGCATTGACTCCCCTGTAGACATCTTATCTCAGATTTGCAGCCTTCCCGATGTAGCATCTTGTTTAGTGCTGGGTAGCCGGTCATGGTGTGACAGAACACTTGAAGGAGTTAAGTTTCAGCCAGATTTCCCTCAAGAATCGTTCCGCTGTGAAGTACAGGATTCCACATTGCACGACGGACAGCCAGACTTTCAGCTTTGGCTTCTGCACGGTGTGTTTTCTGCTCTGAAGGAGCAGAAGCAGGGGTCAGCCCTGGTGATACCATTATGTTCGGCCTTCACACGTTTCACCGCTGGTCTGGTGTTTACGCTCCACCTGTGCTTCCGGTACATCACATTCCGTTGCTCATCCAGTTGGCCTCCAGGTGCACTTTTGTGCATGGAGTTCTTGCCACCATCAGTCCTACCCCAGCTTCTGGACATTCTTTGGGACGTGATGGAGACAATGAGGAAAATCAAACCTGAGGAGGGAAGGCAGGTTTTGCAGTTTGTATCTTTGGAGGAGCTTCTGAAAGGGTCATTACCTCGCTTCCTGTCGTCTTTCAACACCGCTGTAGTAAGGCAGCATCTGCATGCTCTTATGCAGGTTGACTAGGGCAATTAGTTCATTAGCCCCAGGGTGTATAGTTTTCAGTTAAACTGTATTGTAATTAAGCCTTAGTTTACTCAGATTGCAGTCATAGCCCAGTTTACCAGTGTCATAGAGGGTTTTTAGGTTAAGAGCGCAGACTTCCTTCGATGtattatgttgtgttttggatTATAATGGGTGGTATTATACTGGGGAGAgaagtttgttttgattatgcTGTAGAGgttatatttcttatatttataaGACTgcatgtacagttgtacagaaatgtttctcttaatatttatgtttcagtatgtattattttaacacCTGAAGATGATTTTCAGTCGTGCCTCAGttattaaaaccttttcttAATGAATTTCTGGagtgtttttatgaaatgtccattaaaatatttactacTAGCAACTAGTGTAAACAGGCTGTGAGTATGTTTGGGTCTGCACTATATGAGCAAATTATCTGTTATCCCAACAATGTTGCACAAGCTGGATGTGGAAAATgtggtttacatttttttctttgtggtaTAGCCAAACTAAGTAATTAGAAgtattataaacaaatacaggGGTTTGGACATTAAAACTGAAATTACCTTGTTTTAGataacaataatttaataatatcgCGTGAGGCCTCCTTTTGCAGCCAATACAGCATCGTGCACTttttgtagctcagtggtgagagcattgcgttaacaacgcaaggttgtgggttcgatcccagggcattgcacatacttagaaaacaAATGCATAGGATAATCCAATGTAGCCtaaatcgctttggatgaaGCATTtcccaaattcataaatgtgaatgtaagtTCATTTTAGGAATGACCGATACAAATCATGCAGTGGCCAGAGGGATTTTGAGCCATTTCTCTTGCAGAACAGTGGCTATGGCCCTACGTGATGCTGATGGTGGAAAACGTTTCCTGACTTGCTCCTCCAAAAAACCCCAAAGTGGCTCAAAATTATTCAGATCCAGTGACTGTGCAGATCATCGTAGATGTTCAGCTTCACTTTCATGTTCATCAAACCATTATCATCCTGATACACGGCACCACTTTAGGGAACAATGTTTAAACTATTCGATACACATGGTCCTCCAGAATGGTTCAGTGGTCCTTGGGAATGATGTGCCCATCTATTGTGAGGTGCCCAAGTATTGGGACTACACTAAAACTATTCTATAGTTTTgtagcaggtttgccagtaacttgctgtagatttaattacaaTATAATACTACTTTTCTGTTAGTaatgttttcaattactttaatcaaaattaaaacactgcaaaaaaggaaattctttctaagcatttttgtcttgtttcctagtaaaaatattttaaacttcttaaataaaaacaaatttacataataagaaaagtgacccaagatatttagtcttggtttatgaaagaaaaatatataaactaggtaagttttgcttaaaattaaattttaaattgaatCTACAGATAGTTAATGGCTAACCTGCActgaaattacagcaaagttttacagtgtagggaATGCCATGATATTGCATCCCAAACCATCACTACTCCACACCTATGCATCAGTTCGAGTGGTAAGCTTCTTTGGGGCTTCTTTACACTGAAAGCCCAGATCTAGGAAAGACAGTTAAGATGAACTCATCAGagaacaaaacatgtttaacattttcaatagtCCCAAGATTTGGGTTGCATTGACACACATGACCAAAGGTTTGGCTTAAGCAGCCCTGGCCATGTACTTTATTTTGACCCTGTGGAGCTCCAGACGAACAGTTTTGGTGGAAACAGGAGAGTTGAGGTGCAAATTTAATTCTGCAGTACGTTGGACATTCCTTTTAGACAGCTTCCTCTTTCGTCGGCAGTTACTCCTGTTGGATGTGCTTGGTACAGTCTGTGAAATCAGTGAAGATTGGCAACCGGGCTTCGCAAATATAGCCATGAAACCCCCAACACTATGACCCGGTTTCACAGATAaggtttaaggctagtcccagacaaaaatgaatgtgtgacctgtcttaacccAATATAACTTGaacagaaatatcttaaaatacatacCAGTAGTGTATTCTtttgaggatttttttttaaagcaacataaatatcCTAAATCAAATAAGACATAATCCTGTCTTAAACTaaaccgtgtctgtgaaaccaagcATATATTGGCCAGTGTTCTGGTTTCATTGTCCAACCCCTGTATAAGTATAAGTGCTTCTATAGAAGATTATATAATGCCATGCTGGAATTACATTTTCCTCTTTAATTGCAAGTGATTTAATACTTTGatcttattaaaaaaagattattttagtGTGTTGACTGGAATAACtatattttgtacacacatttgTATCTGATCTATGGTTACTGAACCCCTTACCAATATACAGCGACATCTCAAAAGATTATGATATCATATAATAGGTCGATATTTTTTGTCagtcatttcagaaagtgaaacccatatacTATATAGAATATAACTTAAGATCAAAAAAAAAGGCTTCTAAGACGTATGTTACTTTCTATGCACTCAATATTTGGTTGGGCCTACTTTTGCATGAATTAACTAATCAGTGTGGCGTGGGATGAAGGCAAGCAGCCTGTGCACTGCAGGTGTAATGGAAGTCCACAGTGAACGCAGCCATCTACCAGGAAATGTTAAAACACTTCATGCTTCCTTATACTGACAAGCTTTATGGAGCTGCTGATTTCTGtttccagcaggacttggcccctgcccacactgccaaagttaccaaaagctggttcaatggcCATGGTGCTACTGTGCTTGATTGGCCAGCGAACTCGCCTGACCTGAACTCCATAGAGAATCaagacccaacaatgcagatgacctgaaggccACTATCAAAGCAACTTGGGCTTCcattacacctgagcagtgccacaggccGATTGCCTCCATGCCACGCCACACTGatgcagtaattcatgcaaaaggGGGCCCAACCGAACATTGAATGCATAGAAATCAACATAtttttcagaagcctgacatttctgtttaaaatatccttttttcttatttaatattcaaattttctgagaCACTGAAGTTGAGGTTTTCCTTATCTGTAAGCCATAATCATCACAACGtcaagaaataaaggcttgaaatatttcactctatgtgtaatgaatatatataatatatgggtttcactttctgaaatgagtgaaaaaaatattgacctaccTATACATACAACCAAGAGTCCATCCAAACCAATTTctaaactaaatagtaaaaagGCAATAAGATGATTGCACTATAATGTATACTATGTCTTTTACCCATCTAAATCGCCAttgatattttgtatataacactgtaaaaatggGGCATATACTCTATTAATATGAAGGGAATTTCCACATTTTAATAAGTTTTCCTCTCCATTGCATTGTGTCGGAGCATTAGCAGAAATGTCCATATAATACGacataaagtatttttatatgataCACAGTATATACTTTTTTGATGTTGAGCTGAATTTTGAATTGACGAAATGGTTGTGACATCTGTGAAGTTGTTAAGAAGTTATTGAATGAATTGGCAATTTATTCAAAGTAAAAGTTAGACTTTTGGGACTGCAACTCTATTTTAAACCTGTGGCACTAAATGCTGCTACAATGCCTTATTATAATATCAGGTGGGAAAGGGAATCATACATGGATGATTCTACAATTATCCTTTTCAATATGTGGAGTTTTTGTGCAGTGGTTGGGTATTGAAATCGACTAACCATTATGaagtatatatacattataagtGTGTTTGACTGGAAGCTAAACTAGCCTGAAGTCAAACAGTTTTTAACATGCAAGTTgtcaatgttaaaatattttctcatttctttttattaactgtAGGCGTAGTTCctaaattatgcatttttatgaTTAATAAAACTGTGAGGCACGctcattaaaatgtatagaatgAGCTGCTCAATCAAGAGCTTTCCATTTTAATACGGTAGGATTAGAATGCAtgaatataaacatgtataGTGTTTTTATGCAAATTTTGCACCCCTTATGTAAAGCTGCAGCCATCTGCCAAAAAATCCTTAGTGGTTTATAAACTGTGGGGACCATGGACAGATTCACAGTTGTAGGATTTTCATGGGcatctctctcttcctcctaAAAGCAACCATCTGTCATGCTTCTGCCTCATCTTGTCAAGCTTTTcctgtggcagaatcatgacagtacCACGTGTTCCGTGTGGAAGCGAATAGGCATCGCTAGTTTCGGCATGCCACAAGCTCTGCGGTCTCGTCTATGTCCCAGCCTCTAGTTGCCTAATTAATTATCTTGTTATGTTTTCATGCCCCTAACATGTTCCCTTCCTGATTTCATCCCTATATAATGCCCTGGTGTCTTCTGTCTTGTGCAGATTATTTTGTATTGCTGTGTTCTTTGAGATACATGTATGCCTAGTTATCTTGTGCCCCTTGTGAATGAGGTTAAGTCATTGGTCTACACCCTTGGTCCGTCtggtctagtctagtctagtcttgTCGATGTATTAGTCAAGTGTTAATTAGTAGTCAGTCTAGTCTAGTGTCTTGTTATCTCTGTGAGGTCTTAGTTTACTTTTTCTggttttgccccctcgtgggtttcgttttatgtttatataataactATAACTATAACTGTCTCTGCTTGGGTTCTGATCACAATCCCTGATACCATCATCTTATCTTGttctataaacaaacacacccatGCACAGAACATGTTAGTTTGAGATTAAATCTGTGTAATTTTACTATAGAAATACAGTGCTAAAAGTGAAACAATCTGTACATAAACAAACAGCTGACACAGAAGGTATCTGGACATTACATTAGCCAGGATATTTACTAATATCATGTACAATCATATGTTAAATGTTTAGAGGAGGAGAGTGCATGCAATTTATTTCTTAATAGAGTTATGATGATCAAATTTAAAGAGCTGTCTTTGATGAATGTTCTGAatgttcattcaaataatatttaatggacactttaaatatttgatatacataatattttgtatcccccttttcattttaagtcCATTTAATGGTCCATAACATTCCTGGTCTACTTGACTCTTTCCTGCCACTAAAAGGCtctaaaactgtgtgtgtgcccGTGCAGGAATGTGTGGCATGCTTCATGCTGGCCAGCTGAAATTTGGAAAGTGCTCTGAGGGCTGGAGCCTGAACACTCCGATTTGTTTAGTCAGCCTATGAGACACTCTCAGAAAATTACTATATTGAATCTTCTTTTTTAGCtctgttgttttcatttatgggtaAAAATTATAATCTTTCGAAACTGCTTTTTACTCTGCTTTCTTGAATTGTTAATGTgtcttattaaaaaaacatgaatcacTTAAAATAAAGGCTCTTCAATGTTTCTCTTTAGCAGTGTTCTGCACTGAATCTTCACAATGTcaaaaatatcattcattttctGTTTGATCATTGGTCCTTCAGCAGAATAAGTTATACTGAGTTTTTGCATCAGCACTTTGATGGTTTTCTAAAGAACAGTGGTACTTTTCATTCTGTTAAAAGCCTTTTTGGggcctttatttatttttttaggagtaaatatttaataatgcaaataaCACACATGTGACGATACATGCATATTTCTTGTGGAAGTCTTAGCTTTCCCAAGTGTGAAAATTCTGATGGTCACAAATTCAGCAAGAACATGCTTTGTATTCATACAAAATAAAGGTTATGGCAGTTAGTTCTGATAAAATAACAGTTCTTTGCAAAAGACACATGGTTTGATatggtatattattatttatttttttacattattaattaCACTATTACAAACCATTTAGACAATTCAGTGTGAGACTTGGCATATACATGGTTTTCTTTGCTGTGTACCTTACGAAATGTTATATTAATCAGATCTAGCATCAACTACAGCTATCAATCAAATCTACTCCTATCATTAATCAAAGCTATAGATAGCGATTTGTAATTATCAGCTCTTTGATATTATATCTCTCTGTCACGTCTTCTTACTGAATTCTTTTTAATCTTGTAATCATTTCTCATTATTCCCCTTTGGAAGAATTGCACAAGTTTGATTATATCCTTCAGATGTTTGATTATTTCTCATCACCTCTCCTACAGTATAGGATTACAGAAGGCTTTTTAAAAGTAATCACAGGACCAGGAGACCATTCATCACCTCTGCCTGGACATGCAGGGGCTTATAGTCATCCTTGTGTCTGAACTGTAGAGATTGTAAGCAAATCTTTTGCTTGAAGAGGGAAAATAAATTAGCTTTTGTACTTTATCTTCTAAAGGATGATATGTTGTTTGGCATCAGTAGATtgattgtaaatgtattaaaatgcataatgtaaatgtcattttaatgtctCTCCAGACATGCTTAAAGCATATCTTAACAACTTTGGTCAGTCAATATGCTTTAGGAAACTTTGATGTAATTTTCTGCTCGTGGAAGCGTGCGCGCGCATTTTAATGTTGATGTGCATAATCCCGCTCTGCTGCAGGCCTGAATGCACTCGACTCGACTACTCAAGCTGTGTGTTTTATCTCACAATGCTGCCACCTGTCGATAGTTGTATGAACTGCAAACTGCATTACCGCTAGTGGGGGTTAAAAACTGCTGTCTCTGTCCGGTAATTACAGTGTCTCACAGAGGTGTAAAGGAGTGCTGCCAAGACAGGACATATATTTCCTTAAAAATCAGAAAAGGAGAGGGAAAACGATAAATATGGCGAATAAGGCACCAAAGGGGCTTCATCTGCACCAGGCGGAACTCACTGCAACACAATTTCTCGACATCTGGAATAAATTCGACACTGACGGTGAGTGTAACGTCCCGGGACATGTGACTGTAAGACCTCACTGAAAACCAACATAAGTAATATTTATGACATTGTATGTAAGTTTGTATATGCCAATGTTATTATagcattatattaaatatataatttctgTCCAATAACTACAACATCGTGATTACAAAAGATGAATACGATGTTAAAATGATGATGTTTAGCTATTCAGTTTAGGCTGTAGGTTATGTGAATAAGTTCAGAGGTGATAAAGAAATACTGTTAACTTTATCAACTCTAAACGAAAGACAATGAATTTTGTCTTTTGGTTGGTTTTCGTGTAGGCTATTGGAGGCATAAGTGGACACCGCGGACAGAgcctatattttatttatgttatgttgctttacaagaaaaaaatatgaagtgaTAGATTGAAACGATTTATATGCAAGTATGTGGTGATCGAGCTGTAACTCAACATGCAGTTCAGTTTTACGCTCAAGCGTCTTGAATAATTCAGTGCAAATTGAAAAAGCGCCCCGACGCCCTGTTGACGTCTTTCATTTCTACACATATTCGCTGCTCAGTGAATGATGTCCCTCGTGTGTTGTTGGAATTATTGATTTTGCACTGAAATAAAATCCTTCTTTCTAATTTATTAGTATGTCAACTCTATTAAGACGAGCAGTGGTGGACAGTGACTGGCAGTGGGTCAGTTTATATGAATCATTCTACTGCTATTTGCACAAATTCTTTGCTGGGAGATCCACATGGTACAGATCAGGGGCGTTTCTAGACCCAAGGCTCTACCGGGCACATACCCCCATTACTTTTTATATCACATTGTGCAAGAAGTATGCAACACAATTCACCACACAAACTTCCCTTGCTTAAACAACTATTCCTTCAGTTGCACAATACTGGGGAAGATAACCaccatgtatttaaaaatgcttaAGTATCTTCAACATACttaatttaaactttatttacttCTTTGCATGCACTGTATGGAAATAATGAAAGCAAATATCATTTTCTTCTACTTCTGGACTCagctttcctatagctcagtggtaagaaggtcgtgggttcgatcccgggggattgcacatacttagaaacaaaatgtataggataatgcaatggaaGTCGTATTGGATAAAATCATTATCAATCAATATCATTTTATGACTCCAACTAATATAAAGagcattttttatcttaaaaaacaatattttctgaTTTCACAGCCAAGTCCAGACAAAGTTTGTTCGCATTTAATTACATGTACTGCATTAAACTGTACTGCCTATAATAGCACATTTAACCCAGCCATAATTACTGCCAACTTTTTATGTAAACTAGAGCTAGttaatgaaatgttaatttctgcaagtacacaaaacaaatgtttttctaagTAACAGCAAGTCTTACAGACTTGAAAAATGTTAACCTGAGACATTTTCCTCTAACGTTAATGTCTGAGCCCTGACTTGCTGGGGATGTACCGTAGTTTGTTTATCAAGTGTCCCTCaaactcatcatctctcctTTCTGCTTCCATTTCCATGTTTTAACTTGAAATGTATACTGTGGCACAGCAGATTTAAACTGGGTCACGTTAAAGGGGTCTAGCATACCCCTGGTACAGATCAAGACGTTTCCACatcaagaaaagaaaatgccataaaaatagattttcaaCAGCTGTTTACTTTTTGGACAATATTTGaagtaaaaaatgatattgctGTAAGGGTC of the Triplophysa dalaica isolate WHDGS20190420 chromosome 1, ASM1584641v1, whole genome shotgun sequence genome contains:
- the cmtr2 gene encoding cap-specific mRNA (nucleoside-2'-O-)-methyltransferase 2, translated to MNRGRGVRKRTAPENAPETFDEGILAEVQELFSKVKAYVPPAGGEWTLPDPSVVLCESNVSHPRLQVLKQSLNEVKNLLSDKDLSIWHQHTCSTNRAGTVTAHLRSTANAELCTQAWAKFYEILGSFQLLHENALKSCELNSIHLCEAPGAFISALNHFLKANRLHCDWNWIANTLNPYYEANGRGCTITDDRLITHTLPWWFFGSDNTGDILLQKHLLELKSFVSNMSTVHLVTADGSFDCQGDPGEQESLVAPLQYCEAVCALLLLGIGGSFVLKMFTLFEHSSICLLYLLACCFRSVNVFKPGTSKSGNSELYIVCLDYQPKESVRPLLSKLIRNYGPNLASTTALFPHHCIPKSFLSQHEEICNYFHALQVGTIQENLWLFSHMSVEQRRHLDQLRECTADFYSKRFNIQYLPRKSWVCRGGVARWVKPSERKQMGSFNQRKEMQLQGWKQRLAQGNHGGFIEGHHVGMEGCEMVLSGPMDECDLGIWFVLEGAALPKVCSSTFCDQELLDFLNEALEENLKLNKPNIMPTCGSCSIDSPVDILSQICSLPDVASCLVLGSRSWCDRTLEGVKFQPDFPQESFRCEVQDSTLHDGQPDFQLWLLHGVFSALKEQKQGSALVIPLCSAFTRFTAGLVFTLHLCFRYITFRCSSSWPPGALLCMEFLPPSVLPQLLDILWDVMETMRKIKPEEGRQVLQFVSLEELLKGSLPRFLSSFNTAVVRQHLHALMQVD